From a single Oscillospiraceae bacterium genomic region:
- the rsmG gene encoding 16S rRNA (guanine(527)-N(7))-methyltransferase RsmG: MIEKYCAEHSIEYTPQIDEKLHHYADFLIDYNQKVNLTAIKTPEDIEVKHFIDSITLLLATEVKGNVLDIGSGAGFPGVVLKLFRPDIELSLMDSNGKKAKFLELLCQEMEIKGNIILGRAEDLGNKQEYREKYDLVCARAVAECNVLCEYCMPFVKTGGTFAAMKGSNWQEELNGAQNAIKILGGKIKETKEFALPDGSRRGIILLEKISRTPTNYPRIGAKISKKPL; the protein is encoded by the coding sequence ATGATTGAAAAATATTGCGCCGAACACAGCATAGAATACACCCCGCAAATCGACGAAAAACTGCATCATTATGCGGATTTTCTGATCGACTACAACCAAAAAGTCAACCTGACGGCCATCAAGACCCCGGAGGATATCGAGGTCAAACATTTTATCGATTCAATTACATTATTATTGGCGACCGAGGTCAAAGGAAACGTTTTGGACATCGGCAGCGGCGCGGGATTTCCGGGTGTGGTCTTAAAACTGTTTCGTCCGGACATCGAACTTTCACTGATGGACAGCAACGGAAAGAAAGCGAAGTTTCTTGAATTGCTTTGCCAAGAAATGGAAATAAAAGGAAATATCATTTTGGGTCGGGCGGAGGATCTCGGCAACAAACAAGAATACCGCGAAAAGTATGATTTGGTCTGTGCAAGAGCGGTCGCCGAATGTAACGTCCTGTGCGAATACTGCATGCCGTTCGTCAAAACGGGCGGCACATTCGCGGCCATGAAGGGCTCAAATTGGCAGGAAGAACTCAACGGCGCACAAAACGCGATCAAAATTCTCGGCGGCAAAATTAAAGAAACTAAAGAATTTGCTTTACCCGACGGGAGCCGTCGCGGTATTATTCTGTTAGAGAAAATATCGCGTACACCGACAAATTACCCCCGCATCGGCGCAAAGATTTCAAAAAAACCGCTTTAA
- a CDS encoding ParB/RepB/Spo0J family partition protein, with translation MSTKKRSLGRGLDALLDDNTSEESGVTTLRISQIEPNRAQPRKDFDQQQLQELSDSIREHGVLQPLLVCEKDGGYIIVAGERRWRAARMAGLTEVPVLVRDYDDQTVAEVSLIENLQRADLNPIEEAAGYRNLIEEFGFTQESAAQRVGKSRSSVANSLRLLTLPDPVQVLLREGRLSAGHAKVLGGISDIERCVELAKESADGKMSVRDLEKAAVAVEKPKKQVIPKTRESFYDEFEIAVKGEMGRKVRVAKAPAGDKPGCIEIEFFSKEDLLDLAMVLTGEKRAQNKNSENDE, from the coding sequence ATGAGTACGAAGAAAAGATCCCTCGGCAGAGGATTGGATGCATTACTTGATGACAACACTTCGGAAGAAAGCGGCGTAACCACGCTGCGCATCTCTCAGATAGAACCCAACCGCGCACAGCCGCGTAAGGATTTTGACCAACAGCAGTTGCAGGAACTGTCCGATTCGATCAGAGAACACGGCGTTTTACAGCCGCTTTTGGTCTGTGAAAAAGACGGCGGGTATATTATTGTAGCGGGTGAACGCCGTTGGCGGGCCGCACGCATGGCCGGATTGACCGAAGTGCCGGTTTTGGTTCGGGATTACGACGACCAGACGGTGGCCGAGGTCTCGCTGATTGAGAATTTGCAGCGCGCCGACCTGAATCCGATCGAGGAGGCGGCGGGTTATCGCAATTTGATTGAGGAGTTCGGATTTACGCAGGAGAGCGCCGCGCAGCGTGTGGGGAAGTCACGATCTAGTGTGGCCAACTCGCTGCGGCTGCTTACTTTGCCCGATCCGGTTCAGGTGCTGCTGCGGGAAGGCCGACTTTCGGCAGGTCATGCAAAAGTGTTGGGCGGCATTTCCGATATCGAGCGTTGTGTTGAATTGGCAAAAGAGAGTGCCGACGGAAAGATGAGCGTCAGAGACCTGGAAAAAGCCGCTGTCGCGGTGGAAAAACCGAAAAAACAAGTAATTCCGAAAACGCGCGAGAGCTTTTACGACGAATTTGAGATCGCCGTCAAAGGAGAGATGGGACGTAAGGTTCGGGTTGCGAAAGCGCCTGCGGGGGACAAGCCCGGCTGTATCGAGATCGAATTTTTCTCGAAAGAGGATTTATTGGATCTGGCGATGGTTCTAACGGGTGAAAAACGCGCCCAAAATAAGAACAGCGAAAACGATGAATGA
- the mnmG gene encoding tRNA uridine-5-carboxymethylaminomethyl(34) synthesis enzyme MnmG has translation MIEYNAGKIDIAVVGAGHAGIEAALAAARLGCETILFTLNLDAVANMPCNPSIGGTGKGQLVRELDALGGQMGKSADEVCLQSRMLNLGKGPAVRSLRMQSDRPRYKTVMKKIIENQPHLQLVQAEIIAVEYDEENNIIVKTALGARYHTKSVVIASGTYLKGKIHIGEVNYEAGPDNTRAANGLSDSLKALGIKLMRFKTGTPSRADGNSIDYSVLERQQGDIPPEAFSYDTDPATLRNDYPCYIAWTNEKTHEVIRKNLDRSPLFAGVIEGIGPRYCPSIEDKVVRFADKTRHQIFIEPTGADSKEVYIQGMSSSLPEEVQLEFLRTIKGFENIKIMRTAYAIEYDCCDPLQLAPTLEFKEFLGIFGAGQFNGTSGYEEAAVQGFVAGVNAAHKVLGRPEFILTRENSYIGTLIDDIVTKGVVDPYRMMTSRCEYRLVVRQDNADLRMMPHGRELGLVDDGRWERFLTKKAQLEAERKRVKETTIKNSPELNALLEQTGSLPLTGGIRLSEMLKRPQISYADLAPFDPTRPDLPADIGTEIDIEYKYEGYIRIQQERIDELRRIAVKKLPLDVDYKTVDGLRLEAREKLNKIRPRDLGQASRISGVTPADLAVLSVWLTKRSKEEKADD, from the coding sequence ATGATCGAATACAACGCCGGAAAAATTGATATTGCGGTGGTCGGTGCGGGACATGCCGGCATCGAAGCGGCGCTCGCGGCGGCACGACTCGGCTGCGAGACGATTTTGTTCACCCTGAATCTCGACGCGGTGGCCAACATGCCCTGCAATCCGTCGATCGGCGGCACGGGCAAAGGCCAGCTGGTGCGCGAACTCGACGCTTTGGGCGGCCAAATGGGCAAATCCGCCGACGAGGTCTGCTTGCAAAGCCGCATGCTGAATCTCGGAAAAGGGCCTGCGGTGCGCAGTTTGCGCATGCAGAGCGACCGTCCGCGCTATAAAACCGTGATGAAGAAAATCATCGAGAACCAACCGCACCTTCAGCTGGTTCAAGCCGAAATTATCGCCGTCGAATATGATGAAGAGAACAATATTATCGTCAAAACCGCTCTCGGCGCGAGATATCATACCAAATCGGTCGTCATTGCATCCGGCACCTATTTAAAAGGAAAAATCCACATCGGGGAGGTCAATTACGAGGCCGGACCGGACAACACGCGCGCGGCCAACGGACTCTCCGATTCTTTGAAAGCCCTCGGCATTAAACTGATGCGCTTTAAAACGGGAACGCCATCCAGAGCCGACGGAAACAGCATCGATTACAGCGTTTTGGAACGGCAGCAGGGCGATATTCCGCCCGAGGCCTTTTCCTATGACACCGATCCCGCGACCCTGCGAAACGATTATCCCTGTTATATCGCATGGACAAACGAAAAAACGCATGAGGTCATCCGCAAAAACCTCGATCGCTCACCGCTGTTCGCAGGTGTGATCGAGGGGATCGGTCCGCGCTATTGCCCGAGCATCGAGGACAAGGTCGTGCGATTTGCAGACAAGACCCGCCATCAAATTTTCATCGAGCCGACCGGTGCCGACAGCAAAGAGGTCTATATTCAGGGCATGTCCTCGTCGCTGCCCGAAGAAGTCCAACTCGAATTTTTGCGAACCATCAAAGGGTTTGAAAATATTAAAATTATGCGAACGGCTTATGCCATCGAATACGATTGCTGCGATCCGCTTCAACTGGCCCCGACACTGGAATTTAAAGAATTCCTCGGCATTTTCGGCGCGGGACAGTTTAACGGCACGAGCGGCTACGAGGAAGCGGCGGTGCAGGGCTTTGTCGCAGGGGTCAATGCGGCGCATAAAGTTTTGGGCAGGCCCGAATTTATTCTGACCCGCGAAAACAGTTATATCGGCACATTGATCGACGACATCGTGACCAAAGGCGTCGTCGATCCCTACCGCATGATGACTTCGCGCTGCGAATACAGACTTGTGGTGCGGCAGGACAACGCCGATCTGCGTATGATGCCGCATGGCCGCGAACTCGGTTTAGTCGATGATGGGCGCTGGGAGCGGTTTTTAACCAAAAAGGCGCAGCTCGAAGCCGAAAGAAAACGGGTTAAAGAGACCACGATCAAAAACAGCCCCGAATTGAACGCTTTGCTCGAACAGACCGGTTCATTACCGCTCACGGGCGGAATCCGGCTGTCGGAAATGTTGAAACGCCCGCAGATCTCCTATGCCGACCTTGCGCCGTTCGACCCGACCCGACCCGATCTGCCCGCCGATATCGGAACCGAAATCGATATTGAATATAAATATGAGGGCTATATCCGCATCCAGCAGGAGCGCATCGACGAACTGCGCCGCATCGCGGTCAAAAAACTGCCGCTCGATGTCGATTATAAAACAGTCGACGGGCTGCGGCTCGAAGCCCGCGAAAAGCTGAATAAAATCAGACCCCGCGACCTCGGTCAGGCCTCGCGCATCTCCGGCGTGACACCCGCCGATCTGGCGGTGCTGTCGGTCTGGCTGACCAAACGCAGCAAGGAGGAAAAAGCGGATGATTGA
- a CDS encoding ParB/RepB/Spo0J family partition protein has protein sequence MQKQRYAMIETYKISPNPLQPRRKFDSEKLRNLAESISQHGVIQPISVRKTQQGYVLIAGERRLRASKLAGIGKIPCMLVDTDEVGSGVMAMLENLQREDLNFFEEAEGIRSLIEHAGISQADAGRLLGKTQPTIANKMRVLLLEESIRSRILSAGLTERHARALLCVEPELRQKVLNQIIEHGLNVAQTEELIERLNVEHPKRIIRGAPKDLRLFNNSIKSAVSSLNKCGIESRFSMNEFEDRVEYMIWVKKS, from the coding sequence ATGCAAAAACAGAGATATGCGATGATCGAGACCTATAAGATTTCACCGAATCCGTTGCAACCCAGAAGGAAATTTGATTCCGAAAAATTACGTAATTTAGCCGAGAGTATCTCACAACACGGTGTTATACAACCGATCTCGGTACGAAAGACACAGCAGGGATATGTATTGATTGCCGGAGAACGCCGACTGCGTGCTTCAAAATTGGCGGGCATCGGAAAGATTCCCTGCATGTTGGTCGACACCGACGAAGTCGGCAGCGGCGTGATGGCAATGCTGGAAAACCTACAGCGCGAAGATCTGAATTTTTTCGAAGAAGCCGAAGGAATTCGTTCTCTGATCGAACATGCCGGTATCTCACAAGCGGACGCCGGACGGCTGCTGGGGAAGACCCAGCCAACGATCGCAAATAAGATGCGGGTGTTGTTGTTGGAAGAGAGCATCCGTTCAAGAATCCTATCTGCGGGGTTGACTGAACGACATGCGCGTGCGCTGTTATGCGTCGAACCGGAATTAAGACAAAAAGTTCTGAACCAGATCATCGAACACGGTCTTAATGTGGCACAAACAGAAGAACTGATCGAACGGTTAAATGTCGAACACCCGAAACGAATCATCCGAGGCGCGCCCAAAGATTTAAGATTATTCAACAATTCTATCAAGAGCGCGGTGAGTTCCCTGAATAAGTGCGGTATCGAATCCCGATTTTCGATGAACGAATTCGAAGACCGGGTTGAATATATGATCTGGGTAAAAAAGAGTTAA
- the serS gene encoding serine--tRNA ligase codes for MIDIKLLRNDPDLVRENMKKKFQDKKLPLVDEVLELDKKFRESKTRGDWLRSQRKSISKAIGGMMARGEKDEAEKAKKQVSDMADELAALETAETELSEEIRKRMLVIPNIIDPSVPIGHDDSENVEVERFGEPKVPEFEVPYHVEIMERFNGIDLDSARKTSGNGFYYLCGDIARLESAILSYARDFMIDKGFTYYIPPFMIRSDVVSGVMSFAEMEGMMYKIEGEDLYLIGTSEHSMIGKFIDTTLDEDSLPQALTSYSPCFRKEVGAHGIEERGVYRIHQFEKQEMIVVCKPEQSPDWFVKLYNFTVEFFRSLDIPVRTLECCSGDLADLKVKSIDVEAWSPRQQKYFEVGSCSNLGDAQARRLGIRVRDKASGNNYFAHTLNNTVVAPPRMLIAFLENNLQEDGSVVIPEPLRPYMGGKTKLG; via the coding sequence ATGATTGATATTAAACTGCTCAGAAACGATCCCGATTTGGTTCGGGAGAATATGAAAAAGAAATTCCAGGACAAAAAGCTGCCATTGGTGGATGAGGTTCTGGAGCTGGATAAAAAATTCCGCGAATCCAAGACTCGCGGCGACTGGCTGCGTTCGCAGCGTAAGAGCATCAGCAAGGCCATCGGCGGGATGATGGCGCGCGGTGAAAAAGACGAAGCCGAAAAAGCCAAAAAGCAAGTCAGCGATATGGCGGACGAACTGGCCGCGCTCGAGACCGCCGAAACCGAACTCTCGGAGGAAATCCGGAAACGGATGCTGGTGATTCCGAATATCATTGATCCGTCGGTGCCGATCGGGCATGACGACAGCGAAAACGTCGAGGTCGAAAGGTTTGGCGAGCCAAAGGTACCCGAATTTGAGGTGCCGTACCACGTCGAGATCATGGAAAGGTTTAACGGAATAGACCTCGACAGCGCCCGCAAGACCAGCGGAAACGGGTTTTATTATCTGTGCGGCGACATCGCGCGGCTGGAATCGGCGATTTTGTCCTATGCGCGCGATTTTATGATCGATAAGGGCTTCACCTATTACATCCCGCCGTTTATGATCCGCAGCGACGTGGTCAGTGGAGTGATGAGCTTTGCCGAGATGGAAGGCATGATGTATAAAATCGAGGGTGAAGATCTTTATTTGATCGGAACCAGCGAGCATTCGATGATCGGAAAGTTTATTGACACGACGCTTGACGAAGATTCGTTGCCGCAGGCGCTGACAAGCTATTCGCCTTGCTTCCGCAAGGAAGTCGGTGCGCACGGCATTGAGGAACGCGGCGTCTACCGCATTCATCAGTTCGAAAAGCAGGAGATGATCGTGGTCTGCAAACCCGAGCAGAGTCCGGATTGGTTTGTAAAGCTGTATAACTTTACGGTAGAGTTTTTCCGTTCGTTGGACATTCCGGTACGCACCCTGGAGTGCTGCTCCGGTGATCTGGCCGATTTAAAGGTCAAGAGCATCGACGTCGAGGCGTGGTCGCCCCGTCAGCAGAAATATTTTGAGGTCGGCAGCTGTTCGAACCTCGGCGACGCGCAGGCCAGACGGCTCGGAATCCGGGTGCGCGACAAGGCCAGCGGAAACAACTATTTCGCACACACGCTGAACAACACCGTAGTCGCCCCGCCGCGCATGCTGATCGCGTTTTTGGAAAACAATCTGCAGGAAGATGGCAGTGTAGTGATTCCGGAACCGCTGAGACCTTATATGGGCGGGAAGACGAAGTTGGGTTAA
- the mnmE gene encoding tRNA uridine-5-carboxymethylaminomethyl(34) synthesis GTPase MnmE yields the protein MSKNSTIAAISTPLAAGGIAMIRISGENAIEMAQKIFLSAAKPLNELSGYSAAYGRFTENGETFDDGVAIIYKQPHSYTGEDVAELCCHGGVFLAQKVLKSALEAGAKPAQPGEFTRRAFENGKLSLTQAESVMNLIYAAGESALKEAKAAKDGMLAKKLDAIKADCISAAADVAAFLEYPDDDVPEPDGVDKKLASAITKCNELIKNFDNGRVWREGLKTVIAGKPNVGKSAIMNLLAGCPRCLVTATEGTTRDVITESVRLGSVLLNLADTAGIRESGDEIEQLGIEKTKQELAEAQLVLAVFDGAQKLDDRDREVIALCKDLPVLCVVNKNDLPQIIEQKQLENAFQKVVNISAFDENAVKTLEEAIKSVVGASEPQTGIFNTRQRDCLIRAKTEIENTLSDIKAGITADASQIGIEAAIAALCELTGENVPETLIDEIFSRFCLGK from the coding sequence GTGAGCAAAAACAGCACAATTGCGGCGATATCCACACCGCTCGCAGCCGGCGGCATAGCCATGATCCGAATTTCGGGCGAAAATGCTATCGAAATGGCTCAGAAAATTTTCTTGTCCGCAGCAAAGCCGTTGAACGAACTCAGCGGTTACAGCGCCGCTTACGGCCGATTTACCGAAAACGGAGAAACCTTCGATGACGGCGTAGCGATCATTTATAAACAGCCCCATAGTTACACGGGTGAAGACGTGGCCGAACTCTGCTGCCACGGCGGCGTGTTTTTGGCGCAGAAAGTGCTGAAATCCGCGCTTGAAGCGGGCGCAAAACCCGCGCAGCCCGGCGAATTCACCCGCAGGGCGTTTGAAAACGGAAAACTCTCGCTCACACAGGCCGAAAGCGTAATGAATTTGATCTATGCGGCGGGCGAATCGGCTTTAAAGGAAGCCAAAGCCGCCAAAGACGGCATGCTGGCAAAGAAATTGGATGCGATCAAAGCCGACTGCATCAGCGCGGCGGCGGATGTCGCAGCTTTTTTAGAATATCCCGACGACGATGTTCCGGAACCGGACGGCGTCGATAAAAAACTTGCTTCGGCAATCACAAAATGCAATGAACTAATCAAAAATTTCGATAACGGCAGGGTCTGGCGCGAGGGCTTGAAGACCGTCATCGCCGGAAAACCCAACGTCGGCAAATCCGCCATTATGAATCTGCTGGCCGGCTGCCCGCGCTGTCTGGTAACGGCGACCGAGGGCACGACCCGCGACGTGATCACAGAGAGCGTACGACTCGGCAGTGTTTTATTGAATCTGGCTGATACCGCGGGAATTCGTGAGAGCGGCGATGAGATCGAACAGCTCGGCATCGAAAAGACCAAACAGGAACTTGCCGAAGCACAGTTGGTATTGGCGGTTTTCGACGGCGCACAAAAACTGGACGACCGCGATCGCGAGGTCATCGCATTGTGCAAAGACCTGCCTGTGTTGTGTGTGGTCAATAAAAACGACCTTCCGCAGATCATCGAACAAAAACAGCTTGAAAATGCCTTTCAAAAGGTTGTCAATATCAGCGCATTCGACGAAAACGCGGTCAAAACGCTCGAAGAGGCGATCAAAAGCGTTGTCGGCGCATCGGAGCCGCAGACCGGCATTTTCAACACGCGCCAGCGCGACTGTTTGATTCGGGCGAAAACCGAAATCGAAAACACCTTATCGGATATCAAGGCGGGCATCACCGCCGACGCATCCCAAATCGGCATCGAAGCCGCAATTGCGGCGCTGTGCGAACTGACCGGCGAAAACGTCCCCGAAACGCTGATTGACGAGATTTTTTCGCGTTTCTGTTTAGGAAAGTAA
- a CDS encoding sialidase family protein, giving the protein MKKFTVARNDNFYQAFPDVTLFGNTLYCVFTRTTHHGDRTDSRIMLTTSVDRGQSWSEPEVLLGEGDHEIKDGFFNCARISIVNGELAVISDRIYGRESEDKAENYILFSKDGKKWTKPHNTGCQGIVPDKLLEYKGTVLLSAQRKIDGYSRQFLWISKDGCKTWGDRITLGWVDGLNLCEVSILPLGDDLVAFMRENSGLGYDCQKAVSHDGGKTWGKVSCFPLPGCHRPVSGVLNSGNILITHRFMQGGKGWVGFWTQNFFAGLTNKESALAEERNQCATRIMPIDYDRSAVADIGYSGWVQFPDGEIVIIYYLVDDAPKGQIRGCSLFEHEFLIQ; this is encoded by the coding sequence ATGAAAAAATTCACCGTCGCCCGTAATGACAACTTCTATCAGGCGTTCCCGGACGTCACCCTTTTCGGCAACACGCTTTACTGCGTCTTTACCCGTACAACCCACCACGGCGACCGCACCGATTCCCGCATCATGCTGACCACGAGCGTTGACCGCGGTCAGAGCTGGAGCGAACCGGAAGTGTTGCTCGGTGAAGGCGATCATGAAATCAAAGATGGATTTTTTAACTGCGCCCGTATCTCGATCGTCAACGGCGAACTGGCGGTCATTTCCGACCGGATCTATGGCCGCGAATCCGAAGATAAAGCGGAAAATTATATCCTGTTCTCCAAAGACGGCAAAAAATGGACCAAACCCCATAACACCGGCTGTCAAGGCATCGTGCCGGATAAACTGCTCGAATACAAAGGAACCGTTCTGCTTTCCGCTCAGCGCAAAATCGACGGGTATTCGCGCCAGTTTTTGTGGATCAGCAAAGACGGCTGTAAAACCTGGGGTGACCGCATTACGTTGGGCTGGGTTGACGGGCTGAATCTTTGTGAGGTCTCGATTCTGCCGTTGGGCGACGATCTCGTCGCCTTTATGCGCGAAAACTCCGGCCTCGGCTATGACTGTCAGAAAGCTGTCTCCCATGACGGCGGCAAGACCTGGGGTAAGGTCAGCTGCTTCCCGCTGCCCGGCTGCCACCGCCCCGTCAGCGGCGTTTTGAACAGCGGAAATATTTTGATTACCCACCGCTTTATGCAGGGCGGCAAGGGTTGGGTCGGTTTCTGGACTCAAAACTTCTTCGCGGGCCTGACCAACAAAGAATCCGCGCTGGCCGAGGAACGCAATCAATGCGCCACCCGCATTATGCCGATCGACTATGACCGCAGCGCGGTTGCCGACATCGGTTACTCGGGCTGGGTACAGTTCCCCGACGGCGAAATCGTCATCATTTACTACCTCGTGGACGACGCGCCGAAAGGTCAGATCCGGGGCTGCTCGCTCTTTGAACACGAATTTTTGATCCAATAA
- a CDS encoding rhamnulokinase family protein, translated as MSKKVLAFDFGASSGRAVIGSLVDGKITLEEIHRFSNDPVTVNGTLYWDFLRLYHEILKGISKAVIGGHNFVSLGIDTWGVDFGLLDKDGKLLENVVHYRDTRTDGIPDRVFAVTGKKDLYDRTGIQFMWFNTIFQLYSIAKKRPELLKHAKTFLLVPDLLCYFLTGNMTNEFTMASTSQLLNSKTGDWDKELMKKLGIPADIFAPLVEPGTSKGVLNEDVCGQTGCKPVKVCAVAEHDTGSAVLAVPAAKDEKFAFISCGTWSLLGAELPKPLISDDTYKLNYSNEGGVNRTARFLKNIMGLWLMQECRNQWNREGKNLSFKDIDTYTVLAEPLRRFVNPDDEMFKTPGDMPARIKQYCERTGQPLPEGIGDYSRCITESLALAYRYAITNLEKLLGYRLDVIHLVGGGVKDKLLCQFAANAIGRPVVAGPIEATGIGNVCMQLIAEGEFTDVHEARECIARSFDVTTYEPADTAVWDEAYNRFLDVCGLE; from the coding sequence ATGTCCAAAAAAGTTCTCGCGTTCGATTTCGGCGCATCAAGCGGAAGGGCTGTCATCGGTTCTCTGGTCGACGGAAAAATTACGCTTGAAGAAATCCATCGGTTTTCGAATGACCCGGTCACCGTAAACGGCACGCTTTATTGGGATTTTTTGCGGCTCTATCACGAAATTCTGAAAGGGATTTCAAAGGCTGTCATCGGCGGTCACAACTTTGTCTCGCTCGGTATCGACACCTGGGGCGTCGATTTCGGTCTGCTTGACAAAGACGGAAAACTGCTTGAAAACGTGGTGCATTACCGCGACACCCGCACCGACGGCATTCCCGACCGGGTTTTTGCCGTTACCGGCAAAAAAGACCTCTATGACCGCACCGGTATCCAGTTTATGTGGTTCAACACGATCTTTCAGCTCTATTCGATTGCCAAAAAACGACCGGAACTGCTCAAACACGCTAAAACGTTTTTATTGGTCCCCGATCTGCTGTGTTATTTCCTGACCGGAAACATGACCAACGAATTCACCATGGCGTCCACTTCGCAGCTGCTGAATTCTAAAACCGGCGACTGGGATAAGGAACTGATGAAAAAGCTGGGGATTCCGGCTGATATATTCGCGCCGCTGGTCGAACCCGGCACCTCGAAAGGCGTTTTGAATGAGGACGTCTGCGGTCAGACCGGCTGCAAACCCGTCAAGGTCTGCGCGGTGGCCGAACATGACACCGGTTCGGCAGTGCTTGCTGTCCCCGCCGCAAAGGACGAAAAATTCGCCTTTATCTCCTGCGGCACCTGGTCACTGCTCGGCGCCGAACTGCCCAAGCCGCTGATTTCCGACGACACCTATAAACTCAATTATTCCAATGAGGGCGGCGTCAACCGCACCGCCCGTTTCCTGAAAAATATCATGGGCCTATGGCTGATGCAGGAATGCCGCAACCAATGGAACCGCGAAGGAAAGAATCTGTCATTTAAAGATATCGACACCTACACCGTCTTGGCAGAACCGCTGCGCCGCTTTGTCAACCCCGACGACGAGATGTTCAAGACCCCCGGTGATATGCCCGCCAGAATTAAACAATACTGCGAGCGTACCGGTCAGCCGTTGCCCGAGGGTATCGGTGACTATTCCCGCTGCATCACAGAATCGTTGGCTCTGGCTTACCGATATGCTATTACGAATCTCGAAAAACTGCTGGGATATAGGCTCGACGTGATTCACCTGGTCGGCGGCGGCGTCAAGGATAAGCTGCTGTGCCAGTTCGCCGCAAACGCCATCGGAAGACCCGTCGTCGCCGGCCCGATTGAGGCCACCGGCATCGGAAATGTCTGCATGCAGTTGATCGCCGAGGGCGAATTCACAGACGTTCATGAAGCGCGCGAGTGCATCGCCCGCTCGTTCGACGTCACCACCTATGAACCTGCCGACACAGCCGTCTGGGATGAGGCCTACAATCGCTTTTTGGACGTCTGCGGATTGGAATAA
- a CDS encoding AAA family ATPase, with product MEKKGKIIAIANQKGGVGKTTTTVNLAAALGAHGYSVLLCDIDPQGNSTSGFGIEKRNMTGSSYDLIIGESTASDVIVKTKFKGVSVIPAGMALAGAEVELVEVENRESRLKLGITGQRQNFDYIFFDCPPSLGLLTLNGLCAADTVLVPIQCEYFALEGLSQLMNTIRQVKRRYNENIDIEGVLLTMFDGRLNLTMQVVEEIKKYFPKKVYATTIPRNVRVSEAPSYGEPIMYYDRLSRGAMAYEAFCKEFIKNNKRNGDAK from the coding sequence GTGGAAAAGAAGGGAAAAATTATAGCAATCGCCAACCAGAAGGGCGGCGTGGGTAAAACGACGACTACGGTTAACCTGGCGGCGGCGCTCGGGGCGCATGGATACAGCGTGTTGTTGTGCGACATTGACCCACAGGGTAATTCGACGAGTGGATTCGGCATCGAAAAAAGAAATATGACCGGCAGCTCGTATGATTTGATCATCGGCGAGAGTACAGCTTCCGACGTCATCGTTAAGACGAAGTTCAAGGGTGTCAGTGTGATTCCGGCGGGAATGGCGCTTGCGGGCGCGGAAGTGGAACTGGTTGAGGTCGAGAACCGCGAGAGTCGTTTAAAACTGGGGATCACCGGGCAGCGCCAAAATTTTGATTATATCTTTTTTGATTGCCCGCCGTCGTTGGGACTACTGACGCTGAACGGTTTATGTGCGGCAGACACCGTTTTGGTGCCGATTCAGTGCGAATATTTTGCATTGGAAGGTCTTTCGCAGCTGATGAACACGATTCGGCAGGTCAAACGCCGTTATAACGAGAACATTGATATCGAGGGCGTTCTGCTGACGATGTTTGACGGGCGGTTGAATCTGACCATGCAGGTGGTTGAGGAAATTAAGAAATACTTTCCTAAAAAGGTATATGCAACCACGATTCCGCGAAACGTCCGCGTTTCGGAAGCGCCGAGTTACGGTGAACCGATTATGTATTATGATCGGCTTTCACGGGGAGCGATGGCCTATGAGGCGTTTTGCAAGGAGTTTATAAAGAATAACAAAAGAAACGGAGATGCAAAATGA